A window of the Rhizobium brockwellii genome harbors these coding sequences:
- a CDS encoding acid phosphatase, translated as MSALSFCRLSTALVCLLSIVPSLASAEQATAAKAPYAQAGNTNKRGDACFSTVDTNAAVHLLSGFLEIWTPRTPFVDAGVEAPAKDNCPAVAKTDWDGIPASKTDGHIVNQSVHDANIAYVVKATRARTADQAVAAYLDDRRGKNASIVDGLGPLTDAWKAGSKQTTTITEVAADATTVKYDDKGNNRGAGSKPDSENKTDANPDMGLAIDFINAASGDGSTEPTKRYFKYGRPYRWSQDVLVVPTLEPAKSGKPVEDGGFPSGHTAEAWRDALAMAYLVPQRFQEMITRASELGEDRILAGMHSPLDVMGGRMLGTAAVVYNLNKADNAALKSDAYAQAQSWLVAKSGVADAGALEVAAHAAPLAADRFADHDANRAYVLQRLSYGLPTIHSTDQPARVPQGAEALLETRLPYLDGEQRRAVLKTTEIASGYPLLDDAEGYGRLNLFAAADGYGAFEQDVTVTMDAAKGGFNSIDTWRNDITGRGRLVKRGNGILGLSGANSYAGGTVLEEGALVALSSSAFGRGGLTVNGGSLVLAAAKPLTVSGDYQQVANATTKPALGANGAGTLVVEGKAALAGDLDVTLVDGYAPTPGTKIEILKASAVTGTFGKVTVSGHQASLSYGPTSVTLTIDG; from the coding sequence ATGTCTGCTTTAAGCTTTTGTCGCCTGAGCACTGCCCTCGTCTGCCTCCTTTCCATCGTGCCATCGCTTGCCAGCGCCGAGCAGGCCACCGCAGCGAAAGCGCCTTATGCGCAGGCCGGAAACACCAACAAACGCGGTGACGCCTGCTTCTCGACGGTGGACACCAACGCCGCCGTTCATCTTCTCTCCGGCTTCCTCGAAATCTGGACACCGCGCACGCCTTTCGTCGATGCGGGTGTCGAAGCCCCGGCCAAGGATAATTGCCCGGCTGTCGCCAAGACGGATTGGGACGGCATTCCCGCCAGCAAGACCGACGGCCATATCGTCAACCAGTCCGTCCATGACGCCAACATCGCCTATGTCGTCAAAGCGACGCGGGCGCGAACTGCCGATCAGGCGGTGGCTGCCTACCTCGACGATCGGCGTGGCAAGAATGCCAGCATCGTCGATGGCCTCGGTCCGCTGACGGATGCCTGGAAGGCCGGCTCGAAGCAGACCACCACGATCACCGAGGTGGCGGCCGACGCGACGACGGTCAAATATGACGACAAGGGCAACAATCGCGGCGCCGGCAGCAAGCCGGACTCGGAAAACAAGACCGATGCCAACCCCGACATGGGCCTTGCAATCGACTTCATCAACGCCGCAAGCGGTGACGGCTCGACGGAGCCCACAAAACGCTATTTCAAATATGGCCGTCCCTACCGCTGGAGCCAGGACGTGTTGGTGGTGCCGACGCTGGAGCCCGCCAAGAGCGGCAAGCCGGTCGAGGACGGTGGTTTCCCGAGCGGGCATACGGCGGAAGCCTGGCGGGATGCGCTCGCCATGGCCTATCTCGTACCGCAGCGCTTTCAGGAAATGATCACGCGCGCCAGCGAGCTGGGTGAAGACCGTATTCTCGCGGGCATGCATTCTCCTCTCGACGTCATGGGCGGCCGGATGCTCGGCACGGCTGCGGTCGTTTACAATCTGAACAAGGCCGACAATGCGGCGCTGAAGAGCGATGCCTACGCCCAAGCGCAGTCATGGCTCGTCGCCAAATCAGGCGTTGCGGATGCGGGTGCGCTCGAGGTTGCCGCCCACGCGGCACCGCTCGCTGCAGACCGTTTCGCCGATCATGACGCCAATCGCGCCTACGTGCTGCAGCGCTTGAGCTATGGCCTGCCGACGATCCATTCGACGGATCAGCCGGCGCGCGTGCCGCAGGGCGCCGAAGCGCTTCTCGAAACGCGTCTGCCCTATCTGGACGGCGAGCAGCGCCGCGCCGTGCTGAAGACGACGGAGATCGCCTCCGGCTACCCGCTGCTCGACGATGCGGAAGGTTACGGCCGTCTCAACCTCTTTGCCGCCGCCGATGGTTACGGTGCGTTCGAACAGGACGTGACCGTGACGATGGACGCGGCAAAGGGCGGGTTCAATTCGATCGACACCTGGCGGAACGACATCACCGGCAGGGGCAGGCTGGTGAAGCGCGGCAACGGCATCCTCGGGCTTTCGGGCGCCAACAGCTATGCCGGCGGCACCGTGCTGGAAGAAGGCGCGCTGGTGGCCCTGTCGTCGTCGGCCTTCGGTCGTGGCGGGCTGACGGTCAACGGCGGCTCGCTCGTTCTGGCGGCCGCCAAGCCGTTGACCGTGAGCGGTGACTATCAGCAGGTCGCCAATGCCACGACGAAGCCGGCGCTCGGCGCAAACGGCGCGGGGACGCTGGTCGTCGAGGGCAAGGCGGCGCTGGCCGGCGACCTCGATGTGACGCTTGTCGACGGCTATGCCCCAACGCCCGGAACGAAGATCGAAATCCTCAAGGCGAGTGCGGTGACTGGCACCTTCGGCAAGGTCACGGTTTCCGGCCACCAGGCGAGCCTCTCCTACGGCCCGACATCAGTCACTTTGACGATCGACGGATAA